The Zobellia alginiliquefaciens genome contains a region encoding:
- a CDS encoding SusC/RagA family TonB-linked outer membrane protein encodes MNQNFKRLNRVRTHRIVLVALFFLSVASLCAQTTISGTTSDDQGVLPGVNVLVKGTTVGSVSDFDGNYSIEVPEGSSALVFSYVGYSKQEVAIDGRSTINVTLAEDAQALSEVVVVGYGTQRKADLTGAVGSLGSAEIVSKPITSPDQVLAGTLSGVNITNRSGDPGAPINVRIRGIGTPGVNDPLWVIDGVPIVQTSNITVNTSSTTDSNPLAGINPSDIESIDVLKDAASAAIYGARAANGVIIVTTKRGKAGDAKVNYDGYTSFSQVRDRYDVLNVEQYIDIQGELGRDVSEFSGSQFVDWQDAIFRTGFVQNHNVTVSGGSENANYLISGGYLNQEGIEVAQGFDRYSFKANSDIKVGKRLRFGESLLISQTDRLVQSEGAFFSGFNSALNAPYYKIYGDGPFGYNLENPDTSGDGTGNNYLMRNDERLNSTTIRNRKVLGNFYGELKILEGLKLRASLGLDYNVGRGEYYQAATDYSGNNPRQSLLVSSRPVELTLTPSTTLQYDKTFGSDHSISALFGFEQTDFRFDKVRLQGRDLFNQNFAGTGSTVSGANEADNWVLQGWLGRLSYNYQGKYLATFNVRRDATSRFAEGNRDDYFPSVSAGWRISQEEFFPKEGFVDDLKVRVGWGQSGNQFTGLNFAYLLALNNNIRYVVGDSQDTKIAPAPTNFANQDLKWETSTQLDVGIDGAFMDGKLNMTADYYSKVTQDVLLGLPVPYVSGFFLPVDANVGEIKNSGVEFSVNYGDEIGDFNFSVGANITTVKNEVTDLGEINQIVTGLGGPDTHRTIVGESLGHFYGYKTDGLYQNDAEVAAALPDANGTPSPGDIRFVDVNGDGKVDSDDRTYLGSPFPGFFYGFNFQGEYHGFDFSVNFRGVGDQQVYNQARTSLENLDGANNFSTQVLDRWTGEGTTNSSSNPRLVRNDPNGNNRFSDRWVEDAGYLRIQNIQFGYSLPSDKLKGWTGDFVSRMRFYVGVQNLATFTKYSGFDPEVGRTQSFQKGDFTLASGQDGGASPLPRIVQLGWSVTFN; translated from the coding sequence ATGAACCAGAACTTTAAGAGATTGAATAGGGTTCGAACACACCGTATTGTGCTCGTAGCTTTATTCTTCTTAAGTGTTGCGTCCTTATGCGCACAAACCACAATTTCAGGTACTACTTCTGACGACCAAGGCGTATTGCCTGGTGTAAACGTATTGGTGAAAGGGACTACCGTTGGAAGCGTTTCCGATTTTGATGGAAATTACAGTATAGAGGTGCCGGAAGGCAGCTCTGCTTTGGTTTTCTCCTATGTGGGGTATTCCAAACAAGAAGTGGCCATTGATGGCCGATCAACAATCAATGTTACCTTGGCCGAAGATGCTCAAGCACTCAGCGAGGTGGTGGTAGTTGGGTACGGTACTCAACGAAAGGCCGATTTAACAGGCGCTGTTGGGTCGCTTGGTAGCGCAGAGATTGTTTCAAAACCTATTACTAGTCCTGATCAGGTACTTGCTGGTACACTATCTGGGGTTAATATTACTAATAGGAGTGGGGATCCAGGGGCACCAATTAACGTGCGTATTCGTGGTATAGGAACACCTGGGGTTAACGATCCATTATGGGTAATAGATGGGGTGCCTATTGTACAAACGAGTAACATCACGGTAAATACCTCTTCTACTACTGATTCTAATCCACTTGCAGGTATTAATCCTAGCGATATAGAATCTATTGATGTTCTTAAGGATGCTGCTTCAGCTGCTATCTATGGTGCTAGAGCGGCAAATGGAGTAATTATAGTAACTACCAAAAGAGGTAAGGCAGGTGATGCAAAAGTTAATTATGATGGCTATACTTCTTTTAGTCAAGTAAGAGATAGATATGATGTTTTAAACGTAGAACAATATATTGATATTCAAGGTGAATTAGGAAGAGATGTATCTGAATTCAGTGGCTCCCAATTTGTAGATTGGCAGGATGCAATATTTCGTACTGGTTTTGTTCAGAATCACAACGTTACTGTAAGTGGAGGTAGTGAAAATGCAAATTATTTAATATCTGGGGGATATCTTAATCAAGAAGGTATAGAAGTAGCCCAGGGTTTTGATAGGTATTCTTTTAAGGCTAACTCTGATATTAAAGTTGGAAAGAGATTGCGTTTTGGAGAGTCTTTATTAATTAGTCAGACAGATCGCTTGGTTCAAAGTGAAGGGGCATTCTTTTCTGGTTTCAATTCAGCTCTAAATGCACCATATTATAAAATTTATGGTGATGGGCCTTTTGGGTACAATCTAGAAAATCCTGATACAAGTGGTGATGGTACAGGAAACAATTACTTAATGAGGAATGATGAACGTCTTAATAGTACAACTATAAGGAATAGAAAGGTTTTAGGTAATTTTTATGGAGAGTTAAAAATTCTCGAAGGATTGAAATTACGTGCTTCTTTAGGATTGGATTACAATGTTGGTCGAGGGGAGTATTATCAGGCAGCTACTGATTATTCTGGAAACAACCCAAGACAATCGCTTTTGGTGTCTTCTCGCCCCGTTGAATTAACACTTACGCCTTCAACTACATTACAGTATGATAAAACTTTTGGTAGTGACCATAGCATTTCTGCTCTATTCGGTTTTGAACAGACAGATTTCAGGTTTGATAAGGTAAGGTTACAAGGGCGTGATCTTTTTAACCAAAACTTTGCAGGTACTGGTTCAACCGTTTCTGGGGCTAATGAAGCTGACAATTGGGTACTACAAGGTTGGTTGGGACGTCTGAGTTATAATTATCAAGGTAAATACTTGGCAACGTTTAATGTTCGTAGAGACGCCACTTCAAGATTTGCAGAAGGTAATCGAGATGATTATTTCCCGTCAGTTTCTGCTGGGTGGAGAATTTCGCAGGAGGAATTCTTTCCAAAAGAAGGATTTGTGGACGATTTGAAGGTTCGTGTTGGATGGGGACAATCTGGTAATCAATTTACAGGATTGAACTTTGCTTATTTGTTAGCACTGAACAACAATATTAGGTACGTAGTGGGAGATAGTCAGGATACTAAAATAGCCCCAGCACCTACAAATTTTGCAAATCAAGATCTCAAATGGGAAACAAGTACACAGCTAGATGTTGGTATAGATGGTGCTTTCATGGATGGAAAATTGAATATGACGGCTGATTATTATAGTAAAGTAACTCAAGACGTATTACTTGGTCTTCCCGTTCCATATGTTTCTGGTTTCTTCTTGCCTGTAGATGCTAACGTGGGTGAGATTAAGAACTCAGGGGTGGAATTTTCGGTTAACTATGGAGATGAAATAGGGGATTTCAACTTTAGTGTTGGAGCAAATATTACCACAGTAAAAAATGAAGTTACAGATTTAGGAGAAATAAATCAGATTGTTACAGGTCTTGGAGGGCCTGATACGCACCGTACAATAGTTGGTGAAAGCTTAGGTCATTTTTACGGCTATAAAACTGATGGTCTGTATCAAAATGATGCTGAGGTCGCTGCTGCGTTGCCTGATGCAAATGGAACTCCTTCTCCGGGAGATATCAGATTTGTTGATGTAAATGGAGATGGAAAGGTAGATTCGGACGATAGAACCTATTTGGGAAGTCCTTTTCCAGGTTTTTTCTACGGATTTAATTTTCAAGGTGAATATCATGGTTTTGACTTTTCGGTTAACTTTAGAGGAGTTGGTGATCAGCAAGTTTATAATCAAGCGCGTACGAGCTTGGAAAATTTAGATGGCGCGAATAATTTTAGTACCCAGGTTTTAGATCGATGGACAGGAGAGGGAACAACCAACTCTAGTTCTAATCCAAGACTTGTTAGAAATGATCCGAACGGTAATAATCGTTTTTCGGACCGTTGGGTTGAAGACGCGGGTTATTTGCGTATTCAAAATATCCAATTTGGATATAGTCTTCCCTCTGATAAGCTAAAAGGCTGGACAGGTGATTTTGTTTCTAGAATGCGGTTTTATGTAGGTGTACAGAATCTTGCGACATTTACTAAGTATTCTGGTTTTGACCCTGAAGTGGGCCGTACTCAGAGTTTCCAAAAAGGTGATTTTACATTGGCTAGCGGTCAAGATGGTGGGGCTTCTCCATTACCAAGAATAGTACAGTTAGGCTGGTCAGTTACATTCAATTAG
- a CDS encoding RagB/SusD family nutrient uptake outer membrane protein, producing MKKYIILASIFLAFSCGEKELDLLPLDRVTADTFYKTRGDFDGAVFASYSSIQDLWGISAETLGENGEYWKISVVIGDDANADTEVGDAVSQDIDKLLIRSSDVPYGAAYTQIYEGIYRANLVLENVNGENELTEEDKTIIDAEAKFLRGWFHFQALKMFGTPPLAIEVKTDLNDLALANATQEELYTSILADLTDAAAGLPAEWDGANTGRATSWAAKSYIGKVNVWKEDWAAAITAFDDVMVNGPYMLMPEYSNNFSHLFENNAESIFEIQFGGPFSDDNIWVFDDTHSENFKASQGTTRSYHWGAGNGAPGGKRGWFIPSQELLNAYEPGDSRLGTTIYQEGEEYFVWSGNQVVTEAYDPEWSSNGLSAKKYLGEENAVGANRSPNGASDFNNERWFRFAELKLLYAEALIQGGGDVGLAFDEIDDIRDRAGLGPVDRSQDPMDALMQERRVELALEPHRYFDITRWGIGAEIFGAAWDDKYNVFPFPLTEIDRSKGLLIQNPGY from the coding sequence ATGAAAAAATATATAATACTTGCCAGTATCTTCCTCGCTTTTTCTTGTGGGGAAAAGGAACTGGACCTGTTGCCTTTAGATAGGGTAACTGCCGATACCTTCTACAAAACCCGAGGAGATTTTGACGGTGCTGTTTTTGCATCATATTCATCAATACAAGATTTATGGGGTATCAGTGCAGAAACTTTAGGTGAAAATGGGGAATATTGGAAAATTTCTGTTGTCATTGGGGATGATGCAAATGCGGATACAGAAGTTGGTGATGCCGTTTCCCAAGATATTGATAAACTCCTTATTCGTTCTAGCGATGTGCCATACGGAGCAGCGTATACTCAAATTTATGAGGGGATATATAGAGCGAATTTAGTTTTGGAAAATGTGAATGGAGAGAATGAATTAACTGAAGAGGATAAAACTATTATTGACGCTGAGGCTAAGTTTTTAAGAGGCTGGTTCCATTTCCAAGCTTTAAAAATGTTTGGTACACCACCACTGGCAATAGAGGTTAAGACGGACCTTAATGATTTGGCACTTGCAAATGCAACACAAGAAGAATTATACACCTCTATTTTGGCTGATTTAACAGATGCTGCGGCCGGCCTTCCTGCTGAATGGGATGGAGCAAATACGGGAAGAGCTACTTCATGGGCTGCCAAATCCTATATCGGAAAGGTTAATGTTTGGAAAGAAGATTGGGCAGCCGCAATTACAGCTTTTGATGATGTAATGGTGAATGGGCCATATATGTTGATGCCTGAATATAGTAACAACTTCAGTCATCTTTTCGAAAACAATGCGGAGTCAATTTTTGAAATTCAATTTGGCGGACCATTTTCTGATGATAATATATGGGTGTTTGATGATACACACTCTGAAAACTTTAAGGCATCTCAAGGCACTACTAGAAGCTATCATTGGGGGGCAGGAAATGGAGCTCCAGGGGGAAAGCGTGGTTGGTTTATACCCTCTCAAGAACTTCTGAATGCTTATGAGCCTGGTGATTCTAGATTAGGAACTACAATTTATCAAGAGGGAGAAGAGTATTTTGTATGGTCAGGTAATCAGGTTGTAACGGAGGCTTATGACCCTGAATGGTCTTCAAATGGTCTTAGTGCGAAGAAGTATTTGGGAGAAGAAAATGCTGTTGGAGCGAACAGGTCACCTAATGGGGCTTCAGATTTTAATAATGAGCGTTGGTTTAGATTTGCCGAACTTAAATTACTTTATGCAGAGGCGTTGATTCAAGGTGGAGGTGATGTTGGACTTGCTTTTGACGAAATTGATGATATTCGCGATAGAGCTGGTTTAGGCCCTGTTGACCGTTCGCAAGACCCAATGGATGCTTTAATGCAAGAAAGAAGGGTTGAATTGGCATTGGAACCACATAGATATTTTGATATAACCAGATGGGGTATTGGAGCTGAAATTTTTGGAGCGGCTTGGGATGACAAGTACAATGTATTTCCTTTTCCACTTACAGAAATCGATAGGTCTAAAGGACTGTTGATACAGAACCCAGGATATTAA